One Cicer arietinum cultivar CDC Frontier isolate Library 1 chromosome 8, Cicar.CDCFrontier_v2.0, whole genome shotgun sequence DNA segment encodes these proteins:
- the LOC101510149 gene encoding heavy metal-associated isoprenylated plant protein 39-like, with product MMKVVLKVNLYDERIKQKAMRTVSGLSGVESISVDMKDKKLTLIGDIDPLHVVNKLRKWCNTEIVFVGPAKEEKKKEESKVDVKKDQIKIIEAYPHYYHMQQAQYTQYSIARDEQDPIGCVIC from the exons ATGATG AAAGTAGTGTTGAAGGTGAATTTATATGACGAAAGAATCAAGCAAAAAGCTATGAGGACTGTATCTGGCCTTTCAG GGGTTGAGTCGATTTCTGTGGACATGAAAGACAAGAAATTAACCTTAATTGGAGACATTGATCCACTACATGTAGTGAACAAACTAAGGAAGTGGTGTAATACTGAAATAGTTTTTGTTGGTCCAGCAAAAgaggagaagaagaaggaagaatcTAAAGTAGATGTTAAAAaggatcaaattaaaataattgaagcTTATCCTCATTATTATCATATGCAACAAGCACAATACACTCAATATTCTATTGCAAGAGATGAGCAAGATCCTATTGGTTGTGTCATCTGTTGA